The DNA window ACTCTCTATTTTTAATTTTTTTCAATATTTCTCTAACCATGCTTTTATTATAAAAAAACCTTAATTTATAATAAAATTATGAGAAAGTTTTTCGGGTTTGTGACCTTTGTTATCTTCTGGATTTCATGTAAGGGGTATTCAAAAGAGGGACTTACAATTTGGGTCTCCTATAACGACGAAGAATTCAAAGTATTTAGTGAAATAGTTAAAGAATTTGAAAAAAATGAAAATATAAAGATTAATGTTCAAAGAGTTCCCTTTGAAGGAATGCTCGAAAAAATTCTAACATCAGTCATAGCCGGACAGAACCCTGATATTTCAAGACTTGATATAGCTCAAGTTTATCTCCTTGCTAAAAAGGGTATACTTGCTGAACTTGATACCAATTACTTTAGAGACGTCTTAAGAGATCTATACGAAGCTCCTCTAAAATCCTCTTTTTATAAGGGAAAACTCTACGGAATCCCTGATCAAATTACATGTATCTTACTTTTTTATAACAAAAAACTATTTGCTGAAAAGGGACTTGACAGTCTAAAACCTCCATCCACTTGGGATGAATTTCTCGAATACGCAAAAAAATTAACTGATCATAAAAAGCAAATATATGGATTTGGAATGAGAAATACATTATGGTGGGACCTGCCATTTTTTTACACCTTTGGCTCAGAAGTCTTTGATGAGCAGGGTAATCCCCTTTTTACTGAGGAATCTTTTAAAGAGGCACTGCTTTTTAAAAGGGACATTTATTTAAAACATAAGGTTGAAGGCGGTGCCTTTCTTGAAGGGGCTGTTAATCCAGATATGGGCTTTATAAATGAAAAATATGCCATGATTTTTTCTGGTCCTTGGAAAATAAAAAGTCTTAAGGATATAAACTTTCCCTTTGGAATAGCATTGATTCCCAAGGGAAAAGCTGGTTCATTTACCGCTCTTGGCGGAACCCAAATGGTCATCTTTAAAAACTCAAAAAATAAAGAAAAGGCTATGAAATTCCTTAAATACATTATATCTGAAGAAGCCCAACTCAAATGGTCCAACACCTTAGGACAAATTCCCGTCAATAAAAAAGTGGTCAATAAAATAAATCTAAGAGAAAATAAGATTATGGAAACTTTAATAAGGGCCATAGAAAGCACCAAACCAAGGGCACCTATCGCAGAATATCCTGAAGTAGAAAGAATATACATACAGGAGGTGTATCCCTTTATAAAGGGTGAAAAAGAAATCGAAGAGGTACAGAACAATTTACAAAATCGAATCAAAAAACTATTAGAAGAAAACTGAATGTTACTTATTTTTATACTTTTTAGTCTTACTTATCATCAAGTACAAATTGACGGAAATTTAAGTGATTTTTATGATTATGAAAGAGTTTACTCTGATAAACCCCGTGACAGTTATTGGGGGGCGCAAAACGAACTTAAAGACCTTTATATAACCTGGGATAAAAATAATATATATTTAGGAATTGAATATATTGTTCAAAATAACGCACTCTTAATTATCTTTGGTACCGGAGAGGAGGGGCTCCAGGATCTTGATAATCTTAACTTTTATCCAAGAAATATAAAACTTGTTGGTTTTAGCGCCAACTTCATGATAGCTCTCTGGGACGCAGACTTCTCAAAGGGGGGATTCAGAAAAATAAGTATAAATGGATCAACAAGTGACTTAACCTCGAGTATAGAAATTTTCAATAATGGAAAATCAGGTGTAAATAGTATCTTAGAAGCAAGAATTCCCTTTAATATTCTTTTTGGAGGAAGTTTTAAGCAAAACGCAAACGTTATCATAGCGGCTCTTATAGCAGGTGGTGACCACTTCGGAGCTGGAGATGTGCTGCCAGACAATGAAGATGTTGACGGCATACCTCCTGATCATGTAAGAAGAATTTTGAAAATCTATCTAGATAAAGATCTTGATTCAAAACCAGACTCGGGAGTTAAACCCTTGGAACACGCAGAGATAGAAGAGAAAAGTTTTGAAAAAATATTCTTAAAGGAATTTAGTGTCGATAAAGAAATTATCTTTGAAGGTAACAGTGTAAAAGCTCAAGTAAAATTATCAGAAACCTCATACGTTAGTTTAGCTCTTATAAATGAAAATGGAAGACTTTATAAAAAAATTTATGAGGGTCCTATTGTGGGTGAAGAACTTAAAGAATTCATCTTTAAAATTGAGAATCAGGGGTTATACATTCTCCTTCTCGATATTAGAGGAAAATTAAAAGAAAAGAAAGTTATAAAAGTTCTAAGATGATAAGTATATTAATTTACTTTGCTTTGTTTAACTTTAAGCCCTCTTCTTTTTTGAGACTGACTGGTTCGGCGGATTTGAACTTTTTTTCATCAACCCCATTTTATCCTTCCCTTATAGCTTTTTTCGATAAAAATATTCTTTTTTATTTTGATTACAGAAACCCTTACGGTATAAAAGAATGGAATGAGGTTCACCTTTCCTCAGCTTTTAAAAGAATAATATCTTTTTCTATTTTTCAAAAAAATCTGAAAAATTATTCGGAAACTGAGCTATCACTTGTTTTTATAAAGAAAATTAAAAGTGTTTCTTTCTCTATCTCATCGAATTACCTTTTACTTAACTCATCTATCAAGAAAAAGACATCCTTTGATTTCGACTTAGGAAGTTCCTTTGTTAAAAAAAGCTTATTATTATCCCTAAACGTTAAACACATATTAAACTCCTTTGATTCAAAAAATTATCATCTTTGTTTAAATTACTCACCAGTTGAAAAATTTAACATTTTTATTTCAAAGGAAAATGAAATTTATAAAACTGGATTTTATCTCTTTTTAAGACCAATTTCTATATTTTTATCTTTTGCGGAAAACTTTACAAACATGGGGGTCGCTCTTTGCTTTGAAGATAAAGCCTTCGTAATTTCTTTCGAAAATAATTCTTATCTTGGAATATCAACAGGCGCAACCTTTGAACTTAGAAAATGATCAGCTTAATTATTTTCTCTTTCTATACCCTTAATTTTTATTTTGAAAACGAAAGTAAATTTGAAAGATTATCTAAGCCTGTAAACTGGGAATTAAATTTTTATAGGGCTCATCTTGAACTTAAGTTTTTCAGAAGCAGTGAAATTATGAATACTTATCTTTCTTACTGGATGGAAAATACTTTCCAAAGAAGTAAACTTTTGTACTTACAGGGACATGTTGAATTCTATAAACCCTTTTTCCTTGTTTTTTTCGCACGTGAAGATAGACATTTTTTTGAAAGTCCACTTTTATTTGTAATTTCACCGGAAAGAATCAGGGACGACGATTTTGGCGCAAAATCTGAGGGAGCAAGGCTCAATTTAAAACTGTTAAAAAATTTTGAAATAAGCCACCTTTTTT is part of the Candidatus Hydrothermales bacterium genome and encodes:
- a CDS encoding extracellular solute-binding protein, whose product is MRKFFGFVTFVIFWISCKGYSKEGLTIWVSYNDEEFKVFSEIVKEFEKNENIKINVQRVPFEGMLEKILTSVIAGQNPDISRLDIAQVYLLAKKGILAELDTNYFRDVLRDLYEAPLKSSFYKGKLYGIPDQITCILLFYNKKLFAEKGLDSLKPPSTWDEFLEYAKKLTDHKKQIYGFGMRNTLWWDLPFFYTFGSEVFDEQGNPLFTEESFKEALLFKRDIYLKHKVEGGAFLEGAVNPDMGFINEKYAMIFSGPWKIKSLKDINFPFGIALIPKGKAGSFTALGGTQMVIFKNSKNKEKAMKFLKYIISEEAQLKWSNTLGQIPVNKKVVNKINLRENKIMETLIRAIESTKPRAPIAEYPEVERIYIQEVYPFIKGEKEIEEVQNNLQNRIKKLLEEN